Proteins encoded by one window of Scatophagus argus isolate fScaArg1 chromosome 8, fScaArg1.pri, whole genome shotgun sequence:
- the phactr3a gene encoding phosphatase and actin regulator 3a isoform X1 — translation MATSDGLDGCLQRGRSQSDPNILTEPGIDLAHGTVELVDQQRVLRTGCLVSGVHTPPIRRNSKLATLGRIFKPWKWRKKKNEKLKQSSTDVALSSGLLCHDPSSPTQGCCSDGTVLLGGFGGPLNPNLTVSSVEYLGPEEEQPPPVAAPLQDCERVEESIPLPEEDRGEEVHPAGDLPEGLQDVGEQMEDRPEEEIPPGTSPPQVPLKHLPQLSAGDDSGPVSLPTHLPNSYLPKEPLPRATESLSSMTLPLRGPLANSSGSPHLGKMMHPPMPPSCIMEELQRAFASKNRQESVHEGCEQGSPPRLWCSDGRLSRSCSSENQHTSSMGVGCVGGGGSDWPKKEAEENKENVRLDQCFSNTSGLPTDLDGWNESVISGTLPRRLRKELLAVKLRNRPSKQELEDRNIFPARSDQERQEIRQQIEMKLAKRLSQRPNVEELESRNILKQRNDQTEQEERREIKQRLNRKLNQRPTVDELRDRKILIRFSDYVEVAKAQDYDRRADKPWTRLSAADKAAIRKELNEFKSTEMEVHASSKHLTRFHRP, via the exons TAGAGTTGGTGGACCAGCAGAGGGTGCTGAGGACCGGTTGCCTGGTGTCTGGGGTTCACACTCCACCCATCCGACGTAACAGCAAGCTGGCCACCCTGGGGCGCATCTTCAAGCCCTggaagtggaggaaaaagaaaaatgagaagctCAAGCAGAGTTCCACAG ATGTAGCATTATCCAGCGGCCTTCTATGCCATGACCCGAGCTCCCCCACCCAGGGCTGCTGCTCAGATGGTACAGTCCTGCTTGGAGGATTTGGGGGACCTTTGAACCCGAACCTTACCGTCAGTAGCGTGGAATACCTTGGccctgaggaggagcagccCCCTCCAG TAGCTGCCCCTCTCCAGGACTGTGAGCGTGTGGAGGAGAGCATACCACTACCGGAGGAggatagaggagaggaggtgcaCCCTGCTGGGGATTTACCTGAGGGGCTGCAGGATGTGGGGGAGCAGATGGAAGACAGACCAGAGGAGGAGATTCCTCCAGGAACCTCCCCACCACAAGTACCTCTGAAGCATCTGCCTCAGCTCAGTGCTGGAGATG ATTCAGGCCCTGTGTCGCTCCCCACTCATCTGCCCAACTCGTACCTCCCCAAGGAGCCTCTACCCAGGGCCACAGAAAGCCTCTCTTCAATGACCCTGCCACTGCGAGGACCCCTGGCCAACTCCTCAGGGTCTCCACATCTAGGCAAAATGATGCACCCTCCCATGCCCCCTAGCTGCATTATGGAGGAACTGCAGAGAGCCTTTGCTTCCAAGAACAGACAGGAGAG TGTCCATGAAGGGTGTGAGCAGGGCTCACCCCCGAGGCTGTGGTGCTCTGATGGACGGCTCTCTCGCTCCTGCAGCTCCGAGAATCAACACACATCGTCTATGGGGGTTGGCTGTGTGGGAGGTGGAGGGTCTGACTGGCCCAAGAAGGAGGCGgaggagaataaggagaatGTGCGGCTGGACCAGTGCTTCTCCAATACCTCAGGCCTCCCCACTGACTTGGATGGCTGGAATGAATCTGTCATCTCTG GCACACTTCCTCGCAGGCTAAGGAAGGAGTTGCTGGCTGTCAAACTACGAAACAGGCCCAGcaagcaggagctggaggaccGGAATATCTTCCCTGCAAGGAGCGACCAGGAGCGCCAGGAAATTCGTCAGCAGATTGAAATGAAACTTGCCAA GAGGCTGAGCCAGAGACCGAacgtggaggagctggagagtcGGAACATCCTGAAAC AGAGAAACGATCAGACAgagcaagaggagagaagagagatcAAACAGCGGCTAAACAGAAAG CTCAACCAGCGGCCCACAGTAGACGAACTACGAGACAGAAAGATTCTGATCCGCTTCAGTGACTATGTGGAGGTGGCCAAAGCTCAGGACTATGACAGGAGAGCAGACAAGCCCTGGACGCGGCTCTCAGCAGCAGacaag GCTGCAATCCGAAAAGAGCTGAACGAGTTTAAAAGCACTGAGATGGAAGTGCACGCCTCAAGCAAACACCTAACGAG GTTCCACCGGCCATGA
- the phactr3a gene encoding phosphatase and actin regulator 3a isoform X2: MATSDGLDGCLQRGRSQSDPNILTEPGIDLAHGTVELVDQQRVLRTGCLVSGVHTPPIRRNSKLATLGRIFKPWKWRKKKNEKLKQSSTDVALSSGLLCHDPSSPTQGCCSDGTVLLGGFGGPLNPNLTVSSVEYLGPEEEQPPPAAPLQDCERVEESIPLPEEDRGEEVHPAGDLPEGLQDVGEQMEDRPEEEIPPGTSPPQVPLKHLPQLSAGDDSGPVSLPTHLPNSYLPKEPLPRATESLSSMTLPLRGPLANSSGSPHLGKMMHPPMPPSCIMEELQRAFASKNRQESVHEGCEQGSPPRLWCSDGRLSRSCSSENQHTSSMGVGCVGGGGSDWPKKEAEENKENVRLDQCFSNTSGLPTDLDGWNESVISGTLPRRLRKELLAVKLRNRPSKQELEDRNIFPARSDQERQEIRQQIEMKLAKRLSQRPNVEELESRNILKQRNDQTEQEERREIKQRLNRKLNQRPTVDELRDRKILIRFSDYVEVAKAQDYDRRADKPWTRLSAADKAAIRKELNEFKSTEMEVHASSKHLTRFHRP; encoded by the exons TAGAGTTGGTGGACCAGCAGAGGGTGCTGAGGACCGGTTGCCTGGTGTCTGGGGTTCACACTCCACCCATCCGACGTAACAGCAAGCTGGCCACCCTGGGGCGCATCTTCAAGCCCTggaagtggaggaaaaagaaaaatgagaagctCAAGCAGAGTTCCACAG ATGTAGCATTATCCAGCGGCCTTCTATGCCATGACCCGAGCTCCCCCACCCAGGGCTGCTGCTCAGATGGTACAGTCCTGCTTGGAGGATTTGGGGGACCTTTGAACCCGAACCTTACCGTCAGTAGCGTGGAATACCTTGGccctgaggaggagcagccCCCTCCAG CTGCCCCTCTCCAGGACTGTGAGCGTGTGGAGGAGAGCATACCACTACCGGAGGAggatagaggagaggaggtgcaCCCTGCTGGGGATTTACCTGAGGGGCTGCAGGATGTGGGGGAGCAGATGGAAGACAGACCAGAGGAGGAGATTCCTCCAGGAACCTCCCCACCACAAGTACCTCTGAAGCATCTGCCTCAGCTCAGTGCTGGAGATG ATTCAGGCCCTGTGTCGCTCCCCACTCATCTGCCCAACTCGTACCTCCCCAAGGAGCCTCTACCCAGGGCCACAGAAAGCCTCTCTTCAATGACCCTGCCACTGCGAGGACCCCTGGCCAACTCCTCAGGGTCTCCACATCTAGGCAAAATGATGCACCCTCCCATGCCCCCTAGCTGCATTATGGAGGAACTGCAGAGAGCCTTTGCTTCCAAGAACAGACAGGAGAG TGTCCATGAAGGGTGTGAGCAGGGCTCACCCCCGAGGCTGTGGTGCTCTGATGGACGGCTCTCTCGCTCCTGCAGCTCCGAGAATCAACACACATCGTCTATGGGGGTTGGCTGTGTGGGAGGTGGAGGGTCTGACTGGCCCAAGAAGGAGGCGgaggagaataaggagaatGTGCGGCTGGACCAGTGCTTCTCCAATACCTCAGGCCTCCCCACTGACTTGGATGGCTGGAATGAATCTGTCATCTCTG GCACACTTCCTCGCAGGCTAAGGAAGGAGTTGCTGGCTGTCAAACTACGAAACAGGCCCAGcaagcaggagctggaggaccGGAATATCTTCCCTGCAAGGAGCGACCAGGAGCGCCAGGAAATTCGTCAGCAGATTGAAATGAAACTTGCCAA GAGGCTGAGCCAGAGACCGAacgtggaggagctggagagtcGGAACATCCTGAAAC AGAGAAACGATCAGACAgagcaagaggagagaagagagatcAAACAGCGGCTAAACAGAAAG CTCAACCAGCGGCCCACAGTAGACGAACTACGAGACAGAAAGATTCTGATCCGCTTCAGTGACTATGTGGAGGTGGCCAAAGCTCAGGACTATGACAGGAGAGCAGACAAGCCCTGGACGCGGCTCTCAGCAGCAGacaag GCTGCAATCCGAAAAGAGCTGAACGAGTTTAAAAGCACTGAGATGGAAGTGCACGCCTCAAGCAAACACCTAACGAG GTTCCACCGGCCATGA